The Oceaniferula marina sequence TTCAAGTCTTCAAGTCTTCAAGTCTTCAAGTCTTCTAGTCTTCTAGTCTTCTAGTCTTCTAGTCTTCTAGTCTTCTAGTCTTCTAGTCTTCAAGTCTTCTATCTTCTAGTCTTCATCCCTCCCTCCTTAAAACTTCCATCTTGAAACTTCCATCTTCCAACTTAATAACCTCCTTACCGTGTCCGAACTCCAAACTGCCGCCCACCGCATCGCCCGTCGCCTGATCGACGACGGCCATACCACCTACTTCGCCGGGGGATGTGTCCGTGACGCCCTCCTTGAAAAAACACCCAAAGACTATGACTTGGCAACCTCGGCCACGCCCGATGAAGTGCAGGCACTCTTCCCCAAGTCCAATGCGATTGGTGCCCACTTTGGCGTCATTCTGGTTAAAGAAGCTGAGTATTTCTTTGAAATTGCGAGCTTCAGGCACGACGGATCCTACACCGACGGACGGCACCCTGATTCCGTCACTTTTTCCACGCCGGAAGAAGACGCCCAACGCCGGGATTTCACCGTAAACGGGCTGTTTCAGGACCCCCTGAGCGGTCGCATCATCGACTACGTAGGCGGCCAGAACGACTTAAAAACCAAAACCCTGCGAGCCATCGGTGAGCCAAGCCAACGCTTCCAAGAAGATGCTCTGCGCCTGATGCGAGCCATCCGCTTTGCCACCGTCCTGAACTTCGAAATCGAGCCCTCCACCTGGCAAGCGATCCATGATCACGCCGAGCTCCTCGGCCAAATCAGCAAAGAACGCATCCGTGAAGAGTTCGTTCGCATCCTCCTGGCCCCCTCCCGGGCGAGAGGCTTTGAGCTACTGACCCAGAGTGGACTGATGCACCACATCATCCCTGAAGTCTACGATCTCATCGGCTGCGAGCAACCACCCCAATGGCACCCCGAAGGCGATGTCTACCAACACACCCGGATCATGCTCGACATGCTCAAGCAAGAACCATCCGAAGCGCTGGCACTTGCCGTGGTGCTGCATGACATCGGCAAGCCGGCGACTTACAGCTACGATCCAGCAGAAGACCGGATTCGCTTCAACGGCCACGACCGAGTGGGAGCCGAAATGAGTGAATCCATCCTTCGCAGGCTGAAATGCTCAAACCAAACGATTGAAGCCGTGCAAGCGATGGTCGCAAACCATATGAACTTCATGAATGTGCAAAAAATGCGCACCGCCAAGGTCAAGCGCTTCATGGCACGCACAACCTTTGAAGATGAAATGGAACTGCACCGGGTGGATTGTGCCAGCAGCAACGGCCTGACCGATAATTATGATTTTCTCAGACTCAAGGAAGAGGAATTCGCCGCCGAACCCCTGATTCCAACGCCTCTAGTCACGGGCAAGGACCTCATCGATCTAGGGCTCACGCCGGGTCCCCATTTCAAAGAAATTCTCGCAAGCATTCAAACCGAGCAACTCGAAGGCCGACTGCATGACCGAGAACAAGCACTCGAATGGACCCGCAAATCCCTCATGCCTCATTACTCATAGCATTTGAGGGGCTAGTTTGTCGGTGTGATGGTATTTCATTCCCGTCAGCCACGCTGACTCGCATCCACATCAAACTCTCAACCATTTTATCCATTCCGATAAAATAACCGGGAGAATGAAATCATTGCTCTACCTCCGCTACGCATCTCCTTTTTCCCGAAGGTCGCGCAATACATCCGTCATATCACGCAGCTCGTCCCATACGTGCTGAACCACGTAGATCGGGGCATCCTGCCTTACGGCCAATGCCAGACAATCGCTCGGCCGGGCATCGATCTCAACCACCTTCCGCTCCATCACTTCATTTTCTGCGACCAGAAACAAGCGAGCATAAAACACCTCACCGTCAACTTTGACAATGGTTGCATGGTCCACCCGGCTGCCAAAAGCCTCCAGCACCTGGGAAAATAAATCGTGGGTCAGCGGCCGCGGCGGTTTTACCCCGGACATCACCGCATTAATCGAAGCGCCGATCGCAGGCTCGATGTAAAAAACAATCACCTTTTCACCGTCCCCGAGAAAGACCGCACATCCGGCCGGGGTGGGCATCAAGGCAACAGGCTCAACTCGGACATGATTTTTCATGCCCGGAGTCTAGCACAATCTTTTGACTTCGGCCACCTTTCCCTAAGCCCTGCCACCATTCGGTCGGGCCATAAACTTGCGGGCATTTTTGACGTATTTTTCGGCCCAGTATTTCACCTGTGCCTGATCCTTTTTATCCAAGGTTTTTACCACTTTGGCGGGACTTCCCAGAACCAAGGACCCAGGAGGAATCACAGTCCCTCCCGTCACCAGTGCATTGGCTCCAATGATGGACCTCTCGCCAATCACAGCACCGTCCAGG is a genomic window containing:
- a CDS encoding CCA tRNA nucleotidyltransferase, whose amino-acid sequence is MSELQTAAHRIARRLIDDGHTTYFAGGCVRDALLEKTPKDYDLATSATPDEVQALFPKSNAIGAHFGVILVKEAEYFFEIASFRHDGSYTDGRHPDSVTFSTPEEDAQRRDFTVNGLFQDPLSGRIIDYVGGQNDLKTKTLRAIGEPSQRFQEDALRLMRAIRFATVLNFEIEPSTWQAIHDHAELLGQISKERIREEFVRILLAPSRARGFELLTQSGLMHHIIPEVYDLIGCEQPPQWHPEGDVYQHTRIMLDMLKQEPSEALALAVVLHDIGKPATYSYDPAEDRIRFNGHDRVGAEMSESILRRLKCSNQTIEAVQAMVANHMNFMNVQKMRTAKVKRFMARTTFEDEMELHRVDCASSNGLTDNYDFLRLKEEEFAAEPLIPTPLVTGKDLIDLGLTPGPHFKEILASIQTEQLEGRLHDREQALEWTRKSLMPHYS
- a CDS encoding bifunctional nuclease family protein, whose amino-acid sequence is MKNHVRVEPVALMPTPAGCAVFLGDGEKVIVFYIEPAIGASINAVMSGVKPPRPLTHDLFSQVLEAFGSRVDHATIVKVDGEVFYARLFLVAENEVMERKVVEIDARPSDCLALAVRQDAPIYVVQHVWDELRDMTDVLRDLREKGDA